The following are from one region of the Aquirufa lenticrescens genome:
- a CDS encoding ABC transporter ATP-binding protein, producing the protein MNKVVLEAKEITKYFHDPVTVKILDKVSFQLKQSEFVSVIGRSGCGKSTLLYILSTMDTDYEGNLLVDGISMKDKKEGELAIVRNEKIGFVFQFHYLLNEFSVLRNVMLPGLKLGQYSEKEIEHRAYEKLKILGIENEALKDPNQLSGGQKQRVAIARALINDPLLIMGDEPTGNLDKKNSEIVFNIFQELAEEYKQTLLIVTHDNEFAARTTRIIEMEDGHIK; encoded by the coding sequence ATGAACAAGGTTGTATTAGAGGCAAAAGAAATTACAAAATATTTTCACGACCCTGTGACCGTGAAGATATTAGACAAGGTTAGCTTCCAGCTGAAGCAAAGTGAGTTCGTTTCTGTAATCGGACGCTCAGGCTGTGGCAAATCTACCTTGCTCTATATTTTGTCCACAATGGATACAGACTATGAAGGCAATCTCTTGGTAGACGGCATATCGATGAAGGATAAAAAAGAGGGAGAACTTGCCATCGTTCGAAATGAAAAAATTGGTTTCGTATTTCAATTTCATTACCTGTTAAACGAATTTTCTGTTTTACGTAATGTCATGCTCCCAGGCCTAAAGCTAGGGCAATATTCAGAGAAGGAAATCGAACATAGAGCCTACGAAAAATTAAAAATACTAGGCATAGAAAACGAAGCTTTAAAGGATCCCAATCAATTATCCGGCGGGCAAAAACAACGCGTTGCCATCGCTCGTGCACTCATCAACGACCCGCTTCTCATTATGGGAGATGAGCCTACTGGTAATCTCGATAAAAAGAATTCTGAAATCGTATTCAACATCTTTCAAGAATTAGCGGAAGAGTATAAGCAGACTTTATTAATTGTTACTCACGATAATGAATTTGCAGCTAGAACGACCCGAATCATCGAGATGGAAGACGGGCATATCAAATAA
- a CDS encoding ABC transporter permease yields MKYKLVYQVAFSLLIARWKQTLVAAIGVTISITMFITVLSFMSGLNDMLDGLITNRTAHVRIYKEIQISEKQPADFLNPQGHNFVSSIKPKNELLGINNSKTIIEAIRKDDRVLGVAPKINAQVFYNVGAVDLTGAIFGIDPVEENRLFKFSDYVTSGNYIDLKNIPNSIVLGKGVATKMMTNVGDVIQVTTSKGDQVALRVVGIFQSGIQDLDNVQSYCSLSTTQKLLGQPSNYITDIQVKLKDILWAPEVAKEYRRIYELNAVDIQTANSQFETGSSVRTLISYAVGITLLLVAGFGIYNILNMMIYEKMDSIAILKAVGFSGNDVNKIFLSIALSIGFFGGLMGLLMGFSLSSLIDQIPFNTESLPTVKTYPINYNPKFYFIGGTFAIVTTYFAGFFPSRKASGIDPVIIIRGK; encoded by the coding sequence ATGAAATATAAACTCGTCTATCAGGTCGCTTTTTCTTTATTAATTGCGCGGTGGAAGCAAACACTTGTAGCTGCAATTGGTGTGACGATTAGTATCACAATGTTTATCACGGTGCTTAGCTTTATGTCAGGTCTTAACGATATGTTGGATGGTTTAATTACGAACCGGACGGCTCACGTAAGGATATACAAAGAGATTCAAATTTCAGAAAAGCAACCTGCCGATTTCTTGAATCCCCAAGGTCATAATTTCGTTTCTTCAATTAAACCCAAAAACGAATTATTAGGCATTAATAACAGCAAAACAATCATAGAGGCCATCAGAAAAGATGACCGTGTTTTAGGAGTTGCCCCTAAAATAAATGCCCAGGTATTTTACAATGTGGGGGCAGTGGATTTAACTGGGGCGATTTTCGGTATTGATCCAGTGGAGGAAAACCGTTTGTTCAAATTTAGTGATTATGTAACCTCTGGCAATTATATTGATTTGAAAAATATCCCCAATAGCATCGTTTTAGGCAAAGGGGTCGCGACTAAAATGATGACAAATGTAGGGGATGTCATTCAAGTGACCACCAGCAAGGGGGATCAGGTGGCACTTAGGGTCGTAGGTATATTCCAATCAGGTATACAGGATTTAGATAATGTACAAAGCTATTGCTCTCTTTCTACTACGCAAAAACTACTGGGACAACCTAGTAATTACATCACGGACATTCAAGTAAAATTAAAAGATATCCTTTGGGCTCCTGAAGTAGCCAAAGAGTATCGTAGAATTTACGAATTAAACGCAGTGGATATTCAAACGGCAAACTCTCAATTCGAAACGGGTAGCTCCGTCAGAACGCTCATCTCCTATGCAGTAGGGATTACCCTATTATTAGTGGCTGGATTCGGGATATACAACATTTTGAATATGATGATATACGAAAAAATGGATTCGATTGCCATCTTAAAGGCGGTTGGGTTTTCTGGAAATGACGTCAATAAAATCTTCCTATCCATTGCCTTGAGTATTGGGTTTTTTGGTGGATTGATGGGGCTTTTAATGGGTTTTAGTTTATCGTCGCTTATTGACCAAATCCCCTTCAACACAGAATCCCTTCCTACAGTCAAAACATACCCGATTAATTACAATCCAAAATTCTACTTTATTGGTGGAACGTTTGCCATTGTGACTACCTATTTCGCAGGCTTCTTCCCTTCTAGAAAAGCAAGTGGAATCGACCCTGTCATCATCATTAGAGGAAAATAA
- a CDS encoding efflux RND transporter periplasmic adaptor subunit, giving the protein MKHVVLFAIGILLLSCGKKPETSLPSVGPITESIYASGVLKTTDQYQAFVTVNGIVNEVLVQEGDSVHIGSPLLTITNETQRFSAENAALAANFNDLSANQGKLDEAKLVIETAKNKFRVDSSLYYRQKNLWSQQIGTKVDFELKELAYQTSKSNYFSAIQKFKDLKRILEFSSSQAKKNLQISTNQAQDFTLRSKTNGIVYSLFKSKGEIVTPQTPIAVIGNFRDFVLELQVDENDILRVQKGQNVVVTLDSYKKQVFEAKVTKISEIMNERSKTFLVEAKFTKAPPKLFPNITFEANILLSRKDKVILVPRNFLKNDSIVTLASGEERVVKIGLKDFQKAEILSGLKATDEIVKP; this is encoded by the coding sequence ATGAAACATGTAGTCCTTTTTGCGATTGGGATCCTTCTCTTATCTTGTGGAAAGAAGCCAGAAACTAGCCTTCCCTCGGTGGGTCCCATCACTGAATCCATTTACGCCTCTGGCGTATTAAAAACAACTGACCAATACCAGGCATTTGTAACCGTAAACGGTATTGTCAATGAGGTTTTGGTTCAAGAAGGTGATTCCGTACACATTGGAAGTCCCTTGTTAACCATTACAAATGAAACGCAGCGATTTAGTGCAGAGAATGCGGCTTTAGCTGCAAATTTTAATGACCTGTCAGCGAATCAAGGCAAACTAGATGAGGCTAAATTAGTCATTGAAACAGCCAAAAATAAGTTCAGGGTTGATTCTTCTCTTTACTATCGTCAAAAAAATCTTTGGAGCCAGCAAATCGGAACGAAAGTAGATTTTGAGCTTAAAGAATTAGCCTATCAGACTTCTAAATCGAATTATTTTTCTGCCATCCAGAAATTCAAAGATTTAAAAAGAATATTGGAATTTAGCTCATCACAAGCGAAGAAGAATCTACAAATTTCAACGAACCAAGCACAGGATTTCACCTTGCGATCTAAGACAAATGGCATTGTCTATAGTTTATTTAAATCAAAAGGCGAAATCGTCACTCCCCAAACTCCGATTGCCGTGATTGGTAATTTCAGAGATTTCGTATTGGAATTACAAGTGGACGAAAATGACATTCTACGTGTTCAAAAAGGGCAAAATGTGGTAGTGACTTTGGACAGTTATAAAAAACAGGTGTTCGAAGCAAAGGTGACTAAGATCTCCGAAATAATGAACGAGCGCAGCAAAACGTTCCTAGTGGAAGCAAAATTCACGAAGGCGCCACCTAAATTATTCCCCAATATCACCTTTGAAGCAAATATCTTATTAAGCCGAAAAGATAAGGTCATCTTAGTTCCAAGAAATTTCTTGAAAAATGATTCCATCGTCACTTTGGCTTCTGGAGAAGAAAGAGTAGTCAAAATCGGATTAAAAGATTTCCAAAAAGCAGAGATTCTATCCGGCCTGAAAGCCACGGATGAAATCGTAAAGCCGTAA
- a CDS encoding TlpA family protein disulfide reductase, with product MKYVLLFLSFSLFAQRPAVIFPVYDQPKAKRISIIQVVIHIRELKTKSFIKYGEAVDFYYKKIASTGKNQWIEKLEEFSLDPDCPANSRAKINEQIHHIRMLQIGEKVPEIRLKDFLLSQYFSEKPTILLVFYSPSCFHCTELLVDLIPYSEKIKLPVIAIQIDEEMNPWTFPTHWKTIKANEKLRKEYGVFSTPSLFLIQRNSLRISAIPENMTEIKEFEHLF from the coding sequence ATGAAATACGTCTTACTTTTCCTTTCTTTTTCCCTATTTGCACAACGTCCCGCGGTAATCTTTCCCGTTTATGATCAACCAAAAGCGAAGCGTATTTCGATTATTCAAGTTGTAATTCACATCAGAGAATTAAAAACAAAATCCTTCATTAAATATGGAGAAGCTGTTGATTTCTATTACAAAAAAATCGCTTCGACAGGCAAAAATCAGTGGATCGAAAAGCTGGAAGAATTCAGCCTTGATCCAGATTGCCCCGCTAATAGTCGAGCTAAAATCAACGAACAAATTCACCATATTCGAATGTTACAAATCGGAGAAAAAGTGCCGGAGATTCGATTGAAAGATTTCCTGCTTTCACAGTATTTTTCAGAAAAACCGACAATTCTACTCGTATTTTACAGCCCATCTTGCTTTCATTGTACCGAACTTTTGGTCGATTTAATCCCCTATTCTGAAAAAATAAAACTACCGGTCATTGCCATTCAAATAGATGAAGAAATGAATCCTTGGACCTTTCCTACCCACTGGAAAACGATTAAAGCGAACGAAAAGCTGCGAAAAGAGTATGGCGTTTTCTCCACCCCTAGCCTATTTCTTATCCAAAGGAACAGTTTGCGAATTAGTGCAATTCCGGAAAACATGACTGAAATCAAAGAATTCGAACATCTATTTTAG
- a CDS encoding fibrobacter succinogenes major paralogous domain-containing protein has protein sequence MKRILFFLFIPFLSFAQLTKTGFRHTNPTLFVDFSGKIGSGKGLERFGKKTIMFVCGNNLTIVHTTANGVAPVNKTVTYGTVSSNLSGSQKCWITQNLGSTNQAISETDASEAAAGWYWQFNKKKGYKNNGTTTSPAFPSTNSNTETVNWGATNDPCTLELGAGWRIPTVTEWTNVNNTNLRSQAYAGALKMHAAGYLSTGVNSTLTNRGSQFFYWSSSNSDATYAKGLVIYTTQTYNQISNNDKDAGLSVRCIRD, from the coding sequence ATGAAAAGAATCCTCTTCTTTCTTTTTATTCCGTTTTTGAGTTTTGCTCAATTAACTAAAACAGGATTTAGGCACACAAATCCAACCCTTTTCGTAGATTTTAGCGGTAAAATCGGTAGTGGCAAAGGTTTAGAGCGATTTGGCAAAAAGACCATTATGTTCGTATGCGGCAATAATTTAACGATTGTTCATACCACTGCGAATGGGGTAGCACCTGTCAACAAAACAGTCACCTATGGTACTGTCAGTTCAAACCTAAGTGGTTCTCAAAAATGCTGGATTACCCAAAATCTGGGCTCTACTAATCAAGCCATATCAGAAACAGATGCATCCGAAGCTGCTGCGGGATGGTATTGGCAATTCAATAAGAAAAAAGGCTATAAAAATAATGGAACAACTACATCCCCTGCTTTTCCTTCAACTAATAGTAATACAGAAACCGTTAATTGGGGGGCAACAAATGATCCTTGCACCTTAGAACTAGGGGCTGGCTGGAGAATTCCGACTGTTACGGAATGGACAAATGTAAACAATACGAATCTTCGATCACAGGCTTATGCAGGTGCATTAAAAATGCACGCAGCGGGTTATTTGAGCACTGGAGTAAATAGTACACTCACTAACAGAGGATCTCAGTTTTTTTATTGGAGTTCCTCTAATTCAGATGCGACCTATGCTAAAGGCCTCGTCATTTATACGACTCAGACCTATAATCAAATTTCAAATAATGATAAGGACGCTGGACTATCAGTACGTTGTATTCGGGATTAA